In Synechococcus sp. KORDI-100, a single window of DNA contains:
- a CDS encoding 2Fe-2S iron-sulfur cluster-binding protein yields MAYFHVQLNTPDGIQEFECPDDEYILEAAENAGIDMTYSCRAGACSSCAAKIIDGTLDQRDQSFLDHQQMQSGYALLCVAYATSQLVLRTNCEEEIW; encoded by the coding sequence ATGGCTTACTTTCATGTTCAACTGAATACACCAGATGGGATTCAGGAATTTGAATGCCCTGACGATGAATACATTCTGGAAGCAGCTGAAAATGCTGGCATCGATATGACGTACTCATGCAGAGCAGGTGCCTGTAGCTCCTGCGCTGCAAAAATCATCGATGGCACACTCGATCAAAGAGATCAGAGCTTTCTTGATCATCAGCAAATGCAATCGGGTTACGCATTACTCTGTGTCGCCTATGCGACGTCACAACTGGTGCTTAGGACCAACTGTGAAGAAGAGATATGGTGA